The following are encoded in a window of Impatiens glandulifera chromosome 5, dImpGla2.1, whole genome shotgun sequence genomic DNA:
- the LOC124940607 gene encoding glutaredoxin-C11-like: MDRVRDLASKNAAVIFTKSSCFMCYSIKTLFYGLGASPTIYELDLEFNGKEMEGALRELGCSSVPAVFIGGKLIGSSKDVISYHLDGSLKQMLMDAKAIWL, from the coding sequence ATGGACAGAGTTAGGGATTTGGCATCAAAGAATGCTGCTGTCATCTTTACCAAGAGTTCATGTTTCATGTGTTATAGCATCAAGACACTATTTTATGGACTTGGGGCCAGCCCAACAATCTATGAACTGGATTTGGAGTTTAACGGAAAGGAAATGGAAGGAGCCCTTCGTGAACTAGGCTGTTCTTCTGTCCCTGCTGTGTTCATAGGTGGTAAACTTATAGGCTCTTCTAAAGATGTCATCTCTTATCATCTTGATGGTTCATTGAAACAAATGCTCATGGATGCCAAGGCTATATGGCTTTAA
- the LOC124938691 gene encoding monothiol glutaredoxin-S9-like, whose protein sequence is MERVSRLVSENRILIFSKSTCCLSYVVHVLFHELGANPVVYEIDKDPEGREMEKALVKLGCKAPVPAVFIGGNLIGSTNEVMSLHLSGSLIPLLKPFRMSN, encoded by the coding sequence ATGGAGAGAGTGAGTAGGTTAGTTTCAGAGAACAGGATTTTGATCTTCAGCAAGAGCACTTGTTGCTTAAGCTATGTGGTTCATGTCCTTTTCCATGAACTTGGTGCAAATCCAGTGGTTTACGAGATAGATAAAGATCCAGAAGGTCGGGAGATGGAGAAGGCTCTTGTTAAGCTCGGCTGCAAAGCTCCGGTTCCAGCTGTCTTCATCGGAGGCAATCTGATAGGTTCCACTAATGAGGTCATGTCTCTTCATCTCAGTGGCTCTCTCATCCCACTTCTGAAGCCATTTCGGATGTCTaactaa
- the LOC124940688 gene encoding zinc finger protein CONSTANS-LIKE 13, with amino-acid sequence MSDPTAEDQQTHKRICDFCSDSVAILFCRADAANLCLSCDREVHSTNPLFTKHTRWQICDSCDSTPATILCSTENTVLCQNCDWETHNNSSLHERRPIEGFSGCPSVTELSTVIMGFDFDSISKKDLFLEEKEKEQEHGFGFGFGYRVESDQEFSVWDTPPIISLDDLMLSNNSAHNFQAMGVPPLPKNRKAACGRYKDEIVRQLRKMAESEPNLNDHISWDDNEPFFDYKELFADQEDPNPIILNSEAGEIGLCNEKLEIGNKELCDHLVPNRDSDAIDVVPAAVREMTAQERDSAISRYKEKKKMRRYDKHVRYESRKVRAEARTRVRGRFAKTTGQ; translated from the exons ATGAGTGATCCTACAGCAGAAGATCAACAGACCCATAAAAGAATTTGCGATTTCTGCAGCGATTCCGTGGCGATCTTATTCTGCAGAGCGGACGCAGCCAATCTCTGTCTCTCATGTGACCGAGAAGTCCATTCTACAAATCCTCTATTCACAAAGCATACGCGATGGCAGATCTGCGATTCATGCGATTCAACTCCAGCCACCATTCTCTGTTCCACAGAGAATACCGTCCTCTGCCAGAATTGCGATTGGGAAACGCATAACAACTCTTCTCTCCACGAACGTAGACCTATCGAGGGTTTTTCTGGCTGCCCTTCCGTCACTGAGTTGTCAACTGTAATTATGGGGTTTGATTTTGATAGTATTAGCAAGAAAGATCTCTTCttggaagaaaaagaaaaagaacaagaacATGGATtcggatttggatttggataCAGGGTCGAATCGGATCAGGAATTTTCTGTTTGGGACACTCCTCCAATTATCAGTTTGGATGATTTAATGTTGTCAAACAACTCTGCCCATAATTTTCAGGCTATGGGTGTTCCTCCTCTTCCTAAG AACCGTAAAGCTGCTTGTGGACGGTATAAGGACGAAATAGTTCGACAGCTTAGAAAAATGGCAGAATCTGAACCTAACTTGAATGACCATATCAGTTGGGATGATAATGAACCCTTTTTCGATTACAAAGAACTATTTGCTGACCAAGAAGATCCAAACCCAATTATTCTCAACTCTGAGGCTGGTGAGATTGGGTTATGTAATGAAAAGTTGGAGATTGGAAATAAAGAATTGTGTGATCATCTTGTTCCTAATAGAGATTCAGATGCCATTGATGTTGTTCCTGCTGCTGTTAGGGAAATGACAGCACAAGAACGAGATTCTGCAATATCAAGATacaaagagaagaagaagatgagaag aTATGATAAGCATGTGAGGTATGAATCAAGAAAGGTTCGGGCAGAAGCTAGAACAAGAGTCAGAGGTCGGTTTGCTAAGACGACTGGTCAGTAA